The Dehalococcoidales bacterium genome has a window encoding:
- a CDS encoding DEAD/DEAH box helicase: protein MTTEFTQLGLNPQLVQAVSDLGYIIPTPIQTKIIPLMLDGHDVIGQAQTGTGKTAAFVLPILQTLERGQRGIQALVLAPTRELAMQVAKAANEYGRCLNVRVLAVYGGQPYNIQISRLRQGVDIVVGTPGRLLDLIEKGELDLTRVSTVVIDEADEMLSMGFIKDIEEILSTIPSERRTALFSATVPPEITRISKKYMHSPQSIIIKSEHLTVDAVDHRYCLVNKEEKLAVLTRLFEVGDITSALIFVNTRVGTSDLVNELMGRGFPAEALNGDLNQQTREQVLNRFRRNQTTVLVATDVAARGLDINDISHVFNYDLPLDPELYVHRVGRTGRAGKTGIAITLLTTKEQWRLRRIEGFTKQTVTRIQIPTAEEIEEHRKAQLLEQMMVCLQRGRCQKELQMVTRLVEMGHDPLQIAAIALKIARGEEKQRSIAQISEVYEGSSPKARRGIKRGKKENGRNGANGSCEKGMVRLTLSAGKSHGVRPADVVGTIAYHANFPGSTIGAINILDKYTLVDIPQQYVAQTLAKAGKYQIRKNAVKLELA, encoded by the coding sequence ATGACAACCGAATTTACCCAATTGGGTCTAAACCCGCAACTGGTGCAGGCCGTATCTGATCTTGGCTATATCATCCCCACCCCAATTCAAACGAAGATTATCCCGTTAATGCTGGATGGTCACGATGTAATCGGCCAGGCACAGACAGGTACCGGCAAAACGGCTGCTTTCGTGTTACCCATTCTTCAAACCCTGGAACGAGGTCAGCGTGGCATACAGGCTCTTGTTCTGGCTCCCACACGGGAACTGGCCATGCAGGTAGCGAAGGCTGCAAATGAATACGGAAGGTGCCTGAATGTGCGTGTACTAGCGGTATATGGCGGCCAACCGTATAATATACAGATAAGCCGTCTCAGGCAGGGAGTAGATATCGTAGTAGGTACGCCCGGGCGCTTACTTGATTTGATAGAGAAGGGGGAACTCGATCTAACCCGTGTCAGTACAGTCGTCATCGATGAAGCAGACGAAATGCTCAGCATGGGTTTCATCAAAGATATTGAGGAAATTCTCAGTACAATCCCATCAGAACGCCGGACCGCTCTCTTTTCCGCTACCGTCCCGCCGGAGATCACCCGCATATCTAAAAAATATATGCATTCTCCGCAGTCTATCATCATAAAAAGCGAACATCTCACGGTTGATGCAGTTGACCATCGGTATTGTCTGGTCAATAAAGAGGAGAAACTGGCTGTCCTCACGCGGCTCTTTGAGGTTGGGGATATCACCAGCGCTCTTATATTTGTCAATACACGTGTCGGCACAAGCGATTTAGTGAATGAACTTATGGGACGCGGCTTTCCTGCCGAAGCCTTGAACGGGGACCTTAACCAGCAGACCCGGGAACAGGTTTTGAATCGTTTTCGGCGTAATCAAACCACGGTACTTGTGGCTACGGATGTGGCAGCCCGGGGATTGGATATTAATGATATTTCACACGTGTTCAACTACGATTTGCCCTTGGACCCGGAATTGTATGTTCATCGAGTTGGGCGCACGGGGAGAGCCGGTAAAACAGGCATTGCCATTACGCTGCTGACAACGAAGGAACAGTGGCGCTTACGCCGGATAGAAGGATTTACCAAACAGACCGTCACCCGGATACAAATTCCAACAGCGGAGGAAATCGAGGAACACAGAAAAGCGCAGTTACTGGAACAGATGATGGTCTGTTTGCAACGCGGTCGTTGTCAGAAGGAATTGCAGATGGTCACCAGACTGGTAGAAATGGGCCACGATCCGCTTCAGATTGCGGCAATAGCCCTTAAAATTGCCCGTGGAGAGGAGAAGCAGCGCTCTATTGCACAGATTAGCGAAGTATATGAGGGAAGTTCCCCAAAAGCCCGGCGAGGGATCAAACGCGGTAAAAAAGAGAACGGCCGTAATGGTGCTAATGGTTCTTGTGAAAAGGGAATGGTGCGGCTGACTCTTAGCGCGGGAAAATCCCATGGTGTACGGCCTGCTGATGTCGTCGGCACGATAGCCTACCACGCAAATTTCCCCGGTAGTACCATTGGCGCAATAAATATTCTTGATAAATATACACTGGTTGATATACCGCAACAGTATGTGGCGCAAACCTTGGCTAAAGCCGGCAAATACCAAATCCGCAAAAATGCTGTTAAGTTGGAGCTCGCATGA
- the arfB gene encoding alternative ribosome rescue aminoacyl-tRNA hydrolase ArfB: MTRTITIDESEIQEDFVRASGPGGQNVNKVATTVQLRFDVANSRSLPEEVRKRLISLAGNRITVAGILIIEARRFRTQGRNREDATDRLVKLIRDAAQRPKFRRKTRPTLASKIRRLESKRHVAESKRVRGVVHPGNE; encoded by the coding sequence ATAACCCGCACCATCACAATTGACGAAAGCGAGATCCAAGAGGACTTTGTTCGCGCCTCAGGGCCGGGCGGGCAGAACGTAAACAAAGTCGCCACCACTGTACAGCTTCGTTTTGATGTAGCTAACTCACGCTCTCTACCCGAGGAAGTTCGTAAACGTCTCATTTCACTGGCTGGTAACCGGATCACCGTAGCTGGCATACTTATCATCGAAGCTCGACGATTCCGTACCCAGGGACGGAATCGCGAAGATGCAACTGATCGGCTTGTGAAATTGATTCGCGATGCAGCACAAAGACCAAAATTCCGTCGCAAAACAAGACCGACACTGGCATCAAAGATACGTCGGTTAGAGAGTAAACGTCACGTCGCCGAAAGTAAACGCGTGCGTGGTGTAGTCCATCCCGGCAATGAATAA